A stretch of the Nitrospirota bacterium genome encodes the following:
- the uvrB gene encoding excinuclease ABC subunit UvrB, translating to MQPFKLEAPFKPCGDQGQAIEKLAAGVKAGKKHQVLLGVTGSGKTFTMANLIERVRKPTLVLVHNKTLAGQLYQEFKQFFPHNAVEYFVSYYDYYQPEAYIPQTDTYIAKDASINDAIDQMRHAATTALLQRNDVVIVSSVSCIYGLGSPEVYHGMLLYLEEGMEIRREQILSKLVEIQYARNDTDFHRGTFRARGDVIEVFPASSDAVSVRIELFGDVVDAIHEIDPLTGESLGRLPKVPIYPNTHYLIAPDRYERALSGIEQELEERIAFFKQEGKLLEAQRIEQRTRFDLEMIRAMGYCHGIENYSRHLSGRAPGEPPPTLLDYFPKDFLLIVDESHATIPQVGGMYEGDYSRKKTLVDYGFRLPSAIDNRPLKFEEFERCLNQVIYVSATPGPYELEHAGREVVEQIIRPTGLMDPVIEVRPAKGQVDNLLGEVRAEAAKGNRVLVTTLTKRMAEDLTEYYHDLGVKVRYLHSDIKTLERAEIVRDLRRGVFDVLVGINLLREGLDIPEVSLVAILDADKEGYLRSHRSLIQTAGRAARHVEGRVILYGDTVTDSMRLAIEETARRRRIQAEYNEAHGITPESVKKGIPSLEYAVAQMDYLTRDLAAEPEAVYQEERDVEQLIRRLEADMKAAAKELEFERAAELRNRIRALRMKELEVKP from the coding sequence ATGCAGCCGTTTAAGCTCGAGGCGCCGTTCAAGCCGTGCGGAGATCAGGGCCAGGCGATTGAGAAATTGGCCGCCGGGGTCAAGGCCGGAAAGAAGCACCAGGTTTTGCTCGGCGTCACCGGCTCCGGCAAAACGTTCACGATGGCGAACCTGATCGAACGGGTGCGGAAGCCGACGCTTGTGCTCGTCCATAACAAGACCTTGGCGGGACAGCTTTACCAGGAATTCAAACAGTTTTTCCCGCACAATGCGGTCGAATATTTCGTCAGCTACTACGACTACTACCAGCCGGAAGCCTACATTCCCCAGACCGACACCTACATTGCGAAGGATGCGTCGATCAACGACGCCATCGATCAGATGCGGCACGCGGCGACCACGGCGCTGTTGCAGCGGAACGATGTGGTGATCGTATCGTCGGTGTCGTGCATCTACGGCCTCGGCTCGCCGGAGGTCTATCACGGCATGCTGCTCTATCTCGAAGAAGGCATGGAGATCCGGCGCGAACAGATCCTGTCCAAGTTGGTGGAGATTCAATATGCGCGCAACGATACCGATTTTCACCGTGGGACCTTCCGTGCGCGAGGCGACGTGATCGAGGTCTTTCCGGCCTCCTCGGACGCCGTCTCGGTGCGCATCGAGCTGTTCGGCGACGTGGTGGATGCGATTCACGAGATTGATCCGCTCACCGGCGAGTCATTGGGCAGGTTGCCGAAGGTGCCGATCTACCCCAATACCCACTACCTGATCGCGCCGGACCGTTACGAGCGTGCCTTGAGCGGAATCGAACAGGAACTGGAGGAACGGATCGCGTTCTTCAAGCAGGAGGGCAAGTTGCTCGAGGCCCAGCGGATCGAGCAACGGACGCGCTTCGATTTGGAGATGATACGGGCGATGGGCTACTGCCACGGGATCGAGAACTATTCACGGCATCTGAGCGGTCGCGCGCCGGGCGAGCCGCCGCCGACGTTGCTGGACTACTTCCCCAAGGATTTTCTCCTGATCGTCGACGAGTCGCACGCCACCATTCCGCAAGTGGGAGGCATGTACGAAGGCGACTATTCGCGCAAGAAGACCCTCGTGGACTATGGGTTTCGGCTGCCGTCGGCGATCGACAACCGGCCGCTGAAATTCGAGGAGTTCGAACGGTGCTTGAACCAGGTCATTTACGTGTCGGCGACGCCGGGACCATACGAACTGGAACATGCCGGCCGGGAGGTGGTCGAGCAGATCATCCGGCCGACCGGCTTGATGGATCCGGTCATCGAGGTGCGTCCCGCAAAGGGGCAAGTGGACAATTTGCTGGGCGAAGTGCGGGCGGAAGCCGCCAAAGGCAATCGCGTGTTGGTCACGACGCTGACCAAGCGGATGGCTGAAGACCTGACCGAGTACTACCATGATCTGGGCGTCAAAGTTCGCTATCTGCACTCCGACATCAAAACGTTGGAGCGGGCCGAAATCGTGCGCGATCTGCGGCGCGGCGTGTTCGACGTGCTGGTGGGAATCAACCTCTTGCGCGAGGGGCTGGATATTCCGGAGGTCAGCCTCGTCGCGATCCTCGACGCGGATAAGGAAGGCTACCTGCGGTCGCACCGGTCGCTGATTCAGACCGCCGGCCGCGCGGCCCGGCACGTCGAAGGCCGCGTGATTCTGTACGGTGATACGGTCACGGATTCGATGAGGTTAGCGATCGAAGAGACCGCGCGGCGGCGGAGGATTCAGGCCGAGTACAATGAGGCGCACGGCATCACGCCGGAAAGCGTGAAGAAGGGCATCCCGTCGCTGGAGTACGCGGTGGCTCAGATGGACTATCTCACGCGAGACCTGGCAGCCGAGCCCGAAGCCGTCTATCAGGAGGAGCGCGACGTCGAGCAACTCATCCGGCGTCTGGAAGCGGACATGAAAGCGGCCGCCAAGGAATTGGAGTTCGAACGGGCGGCGGAACTGCGGAACCGGATCCGGGCCTTGAGGATGAAAGAGCTCGAGGTCAAGCCGTGA
- the ftsE gene encoding cell division ATP-binding protein FtsE: MIQLFHVSKYYDRRPALSNVSLEIEKGEFVVLMGASGAGKSTLLKLLIAAERPDEGQILVQGRNVAKLRASEIPYLRRKIGIVFQDFRLLPKKTVFENVALPLMVQGTAGFEIRRKVTEALKAVGVDHKREQFPRSLSAGEQQRACIARAIVNGPIILLADEPTGNLDPELTSEIIELFKLINARGTTVMVATHDPQVMAQVNRRIVTLMEGKLVADQRLGT, from the coding sequence ATGATCCAACTCTTCCATGTCTCCAAATACTACGACCGGCGGCCGGCGCTCTCCAATGTCAGTCTTGAAATCGAGAAGGGCGAATTTGTGGTGCTCATGGGCGCCAGCGGGGCGGGGAAGTCGACCTTGTTGAAGCTGCTCATCGCTGCGGAGCGACCGGATGAAGGGCAAATTTTGGTTCAAGGCCGGAACGTCGCCAAGTTGAGGGCGTCGGAGATCCCGTATCTGCGGCGGAAAATAGGGATTGTCTTTCAGGATTTCCGGTTGTTGCCGAAGAAGACGGTGTTTGAGAACGTGGCGCTGCCGCTGATGGTGCAGGGAACCGCGGGGTTTGAGATTCGGCGCAAGGTCACGGAAGCGCTGAAAGCCGTCGGAGTGGATCACAAGAGAGAGCAATTTCCGCGCAGCCTGTCGGCCGGAGAGCAGCAGCGCGCCTGTATCGCGCGCGCGATCGTCAACGGTCCGATCATTCTGTTGGCGGATGAGCCGACCGGCAACCTGGACCCGGAGTTGACGAGCGAGATCATCGAGCTGTTCAAGTTGATCAATGCGCGAGGAACGACGGTCATGGTGGCGACCCACGATCCCCAGGTCATGGCACAGGTCAACCGGCGGATCGTGACGCTGATGGAGGGCAAGCTGGTCGCGGACCAGCGGCTCGGAACATGA
- a CDS encoding YraN family protein, translating into MNDGRRSLGQHAESEAERYLRRKGYRILARNVRSSGGEIDLVAQDGPVLVFIEVKARRTSAFGGAVYAVHERKRMRLVRLAAQYLARHRLRQPACRFDVVLLQDGEHEDGQIQHIESAFEVPGEDLRW; encoded by the coding sequence ATGAACGACGGGCGACGCAGCCTCGGCCAGCATGCCGAATCGGAAGCCGAACGGTACTTGCGACGGAAGGGATATCGGATCCTCGCCCGGAACGTTCGGTCTTCGGGCGGCGAAATCGATCTCGTGGCGCAGGACGGCCCTGTGTTGGTCTTCATCGAGGTCAAAGCTCGTCGAACGTCCGCCTTCGGAGGGGCGGTCTATGCGGTGCATGAGCGGAAGCGGATGCGCCTCGTGCGGCTGGCGGCGCAGTATCTCGCTCGGCACCGGTTGCGACAGCCGGCTTGTCGGTTCGACGTCGTGCTTCTGCAGGATGGAGAACATGAAGACGGACAGATCCAACACATCGAAAGTGCGTTCGAGGTGCCCGGCGAGGATCTGCGGTGGTAA
- the ftsX gene encoding permease-like cell division protein FtsX, protein MRRALYLLREAFANVRINRTTTVVAVATTAFTLACVGVFLLLYVNLRTVAGSLQEDIRVMVYLDDGLAGETLSELEQRLKADRAVASLTYVSKERALAEFQAQFPSESHLLEGLGQNPLPASFEITLAPQFRSSDSVKRWAERIQTLPGVAQVEYSRDLIETLARIIRHIELAAIAAGVILSTASVTIIANTIRLTLYTRRDEIEILRLIGATRAFIRIPYLLEGAFLGGLGSALSLAILKAGFEFVRHQVESTGRFLKVESWLSFFPVHLCLLLVLAGVLLGFAGSFVSLSRFGETRS, encoded by the coding sequence ATGAGGCGGGCGCTCTATCTCCTCAGAGAGGCTTTCGCCAATGTGCGCATCAATCGAACGACCACCGTGGTCGCGGTGGCGACCACGGCGTTCACGCTGGCGTGCGTCGGGGTGTTTCTGCTGCTCTACGTCAATCTGCGCACCGTCGCGGGCTCCCTCCAGGAAGACATCAGGGTGATGGTCTACCTTGACGACGGTCTCGCCGGAGAGACGTTGTCCGAGCTCGAACAACGCCTCAAGGCGGACCGGGCGGTGGCGTCGCTGACCTACGTCTCCAAGGAGCGGGCCTTGGCCGAGTTTCAAGCCCAATTTCCGTCCGAATCCCATCTGCTGGAAGGGTTGGGCCAGAACCCGCTGCCGGCGTCTTTCGAGATCACGTTGGCTCCGCAATTCCGCTCGTCGGACTCGGTGAAACGGTGGGCGGAGCGCATCCAGACGCTCCCCGGCGTCGCCCAGGTCGAATATAGCCGGGACTTGATCGAGACGCTGGCGCGCATCATTCGCCACATCGAGCTGGCGGCGATCGCCGCGGGCGTCATTCTCTCCACCGCGTCCGTGACGATCATCGCCAACACGATCCGGTTGACGCTGTACACGCGCCGAGACGAGATCGAAATCCTCCGGCTGATCGGGGCCACGCGGGCGTTTATCAGAATTCCTTATCTCCTGGAGGGGGCCTTCCTGGGCGGCCTCGGCAGCGCGTTGTCCTTGGCGATCTTGAAGGCGGGGTTCGAGTTCGTCCGGCACCAGGTTGAATCGACGGGTCGCTTTCTGAAGGTGGAATCCTGGTTGAGTTTCTTCCCCGTTCATCTCTGTCTGCTGCTCGTGCTGGCGGGCGTGCTGCTGGGGTTTGCCGGCAGCTTCGTCTCGCTGTCGAGGTTCGGGGAGACGCGATCGTGA
- a CDS encoding co-chaperone GroES — MATETKEKEKKASTAAKNFQPLGDRVFITYTEEMERTAGGIYVPDSAKEKPQRGIVQAVGKKVENVKVGDHVLFDKYSGSKLRIDDEECLIIKEEDILGVFTNT; from the coding sequence ATGGCCACGGAGACCAAGGAGAAGGAAAAGAAAGCCTCGACCGCAGCGAAGAATTTTCAGCCGCTCGGCGACCGTGTCTTCATCACATACACGGAGGAGATGGAGCGGACCGCGGGCGGCATTTACGTGCCGGACTCCGCAAAGGAAAAGCCCCAGAGAGGCATCGTGCAGGCCGTTGGGAAGAAGGTCGAGAACGTGAAGGTCGGCGATCACGTATTGTTCGACAAATATTCCGGAAGCAAGCTGCGGATCGACGACGAAGAATGCCTGATCATCAAGGAAGAAGACATTCTGGGCGTGTTCACCAATACCTGA
- the ffh gene encoding signal recognition particle protein, with amino-acid sequence MLDALSEKLDKILRKLRGHGVLTEQNIAEALKEVRLALLEADVNFKIVKEFIDRVREKAVGREVLQSLTPGHQVVKIVWDELREMMGREKSGFSLASVPPTIVMMVGLQGAGKTTTCGKLARLFKQQGRRVLLVAADPRRPAAGDQLAILGRDLGVDVHRFDQADASQADVVRICREGVERGRDQGYDLVILDTGGRLHVDDELMAELAAVKQAVEPHEVLLVADAMTGQDAVNMASRFDQRVGLTGVILTKVEGDARGGAVLSIRAVTGKPIKFLGVGEKLDALEAFHPDRLASRILGMGDVLSLVEKAQEAYTREQAEAAEKKLTGGGFTLEDFREQLGQVNRIGSFEQILGMLPGGQRLKDLAQDGLPERELKRVVAMIDSMTPRERRDHTIINGSRKKRIARGSGTSVQEVNRLLKQFLTARKMMKAMTGAGSRRHLARLMRSM; translated from the coding sequence ATGCTCGACGCGCTGAGTGAAAAACTCGATAAGATTCTTCGCAAGCTCCGCGGTCATGGTGTCCTGACCGAACAGAATATCGCGGAGGCGCTGAAAGAAGTCCGGCTGGCGCTGCTTGAAGCGGACGTCAACTTCAAGATCGTCAAGGAATTCATCGACCGGGTCCGCGAGAAGGCGGTCGGCCGGGAGGTGCTGCAGAGTCTCACGCCCGGCCATCAGGTGGTGAAGATCGTCTGGGACGAGTTGCGCGAGATGATGGGCCGGGAGAAATCCGGTTTCAGCCTCGCCTCGGTTCCGCCGACGATCGTGATGATGGTCGGGTTGCAGGGCGCCGGGAAGACGACGACGTGCGGCAAGCTGGCGCGACTGTTCAAGCAGCAAGGCCGGCGGGTCTTGCTCGTTGCGGCCGATCCCAGGCGGCCAGCGGCCGGCGATCAGTTGGCTATCCTGGGCCGTGATCTGGGCGTCGACGTCCATCGGTTCGACCAAGCCGACGCGTCTCAGGCCGATGTGGTGCGAATCTGCCGGGAGGGAGTCGAGCGGGGCCGTGACCAGGGCTACGACCTGGTCATCCTGGACACCGGCGGACGGTTGCACGTCGACGACGAGTTGATGGCCGAGTTGGCCGCGGTCAAGCAGGCGGTGGAACCGCATGAAGTGTTGTTGGTCGCCGATGCGATGACCGGTCAGGACGCGGTGAACATGGCGAGCCGATTCGACCAGCGGGTCGGGTTGACGGGCGTCATTCTGACGAAGGTCGAAGGAGACGCGAGGGGCGGCGCAGTGCTCTCCATTCGTGCGGTGACCGGCAAACCGATTAAGTTCCTCGGTGTAGGGGAGAAACTGGATGCGCTGGAAGCGTTTCACCCGGACCGGCTGGCCTCGCGCATTCTGGGCATGGGGGACGTCCTGTCGCTCGTCGAGAAGGCCCAGGAAGCCTACACGCGCGAACAGGCGGAGGCGGCTGAGAAGAAGCTGACCGGCGGCGGTTTTACGCTGGAGGATTTTCGCGAGCAGCTCGGGCAGGTGAATCGGATCGGATCGTTCGAGCAGATCCTCGGCATGTTGCCGGGCGGTCAGCGGTTGAAGGATCTGGCGCAGGACGGGTTGCCGGAGCGGGAATTGAAGCGCGTGGTCGCGATGATCGATTCCATGACGCCTCGGGAGCGCCGTGACCACACCATTATTAACGGAAGCCGAAAAAAGCGCATCGCCCGGGGCAGCGGGACCAGCGTGCAGGAGGTCAACCGATTGTTGAAGCAGTTCCTGACCGCGCGAAAAATGATGAAGGCGATGACCGGCGCAGGAAGCCGGCGGCATCTCGCGCGGTTGATGCGGTCGATGTGA
- a CDS encoding DUF4321 domain-containing protein, with the protein MRKSPWVLMIFILVGGLLGGILGEILHVMAPHGAIQNIFSTALTPGINPPVTVDLVLLKITMGFTIKMNLLTFLGIFLGIYLYKQV; encoded by the coding sequence ATGAGAAAGTCACCGTGGGTGCTGATGATCTTTATCCTCGTCGGAGGATTGCTCGGCGGCATTCTCGGAGAGATTCTGCACGTCATGGCCCCGCACGGAGCCATTCAAAACATTTTCTCGACCGCTCTCACTCCCGGAATCAACCCGCCGGTGACGGTCGATCTGGTGTTGCTCAAGATTACGATGGGCTTCACGATCAAAATGAACCTGCTGACGTTCCTGGGTATTTTCCTGGGCATTTACCTCTACAAACAGGTCTGA
- the rimM gene encoding ribosome maturation factor RimM (Essential for efficient processing of 16S rRNA) — protein MNDSLDLVTIGKIEKPFGVRGEVRVRSLSDVPGRFETLSRAILRSPSGQVLATAVKRVRTGGGSYIIGFEALTTPEEAAAFRGGLIQIPRSESPALPAGRYYEHDLIGMQVKTELGEPLGTLEEVWELPANHVLVVRRQGREVLIPATTDVVASVDVADRIMTIRPMEGLVEYQDAV, from the coding sequence ATGAATGACTCGTTGGATCTTGTCACGATCGGCAAAATCGAGAAGCCGTTCGGCGTTCGCGGCGAAGTCCGGGTGCGGTCGTTGAGCGATGTTCCCGGTCGATTCGAAACGCTTTCCCGGGCGATTCTGCGCTCGCCGTCCGGACAGGTGCTCGCAACCGCGGTGAAAAGGGTACGAACCGGTGGCGGGTCATATATCATCGGTTTCGAGGCGCTGACGACGCCGGAAGAAGCCGCGGCGTTTCGCGGCGGCCTGATTCAAATTCCTCGGAGCGAAAGCCCCGCCTTGCCTGCGGGTCGATATTACGAACATGACCTCATCGGCATGCAGGTCAAGACCGAACTGGGCGAACCCCTGGGAACACTCGAAGAGGTATGGGAATTGCCCGCAAACCATGTCCTTGTCGTCCGCCGGCAGGGCCGGGAGGTTCTGATTCCCGCGACGACGGATGTCGTGGCGTCGGTGGACGTCGCCGACCGGATCATGACGATCCGTCCGATGGAGGGACTTGTGGAGTATCAGGATGCGGTGTGA
- a CDS encoding RNA polymerase factor sigma-32, translating into MSESEPQIQQDTWEAEDGEPAGTDIAEEGVFPEPTGSSSSQERDHAEATTSLVPVTALQQYLAEVRRYPYLTKEEELRLFHEYRVMGSREAAVKLILSNLRVSVAIAAEYLHTGADHMDLIQEGNVGLMQAIKKFDPTKNVRFYAYAAWWARAYILRYLLNNFRLVKVGTTQDQRKLFYNLKKEKAKLEREGFVPDAKLLADRLNVRERDVIEMDQRLGSWELSLDQPLGEDKDGTLLDILPSQDQPADEQIADTELRALFRRKLAEFIKTLDEREEDILRNRVLSETPLTLEDLGAKYGITKERTRQLEARIIKRLRDYIKKEVKDFDRLRA; encoded by the coding sequence ATGAGCGAATCCGAACCGCAGATTCAGCAGGACACCTGGGAAGCCGAGGACGGCGAACCGGCGGGCACCGATATCGCTGAAGAAGGCGTCTTCCCCGAGCCGACCGGGTCATCTTCCTCTCAGGAGCGCGACCACGCCGAAGCGACGACGTCTCTCGTCCCGGTCACGGCGCTGCAACAGTATCTGGCCGAAGTCCGGCGCTATCCCTACCTGACCAAAGAAGAAGAACTCCGGCTCTTTCACGAGTACCGCGTGATGGGCAGCCGCGAAGCCGCCGTCAAGCTCATCCTTTCCAATTTGCGTGTCTCCGTGGCCATCGCCGCCGAATACCTCCATACCGGCGCCGACCATATGGACCTGATTCAGGAAGGCAACGTCGGCTTGATGCAGGCGATCAAGAAATTCGATCCGACCAAAAACGTCCGCTTTTATGCCTATGCCGCCTGGTGGGCCCGCGCCTATATTCTCCGCTATCTGCTGAACAACTTCCGCCTCGTGAAGGTCGGCACGACCCAGGACCAGCGCAAGCTCTTCTACAACCTCAAGAAGGAGAAAGCCAAACTGGAGCGGGAAGGCTTCGTGCCGGACGCCAAGCTGTTGGCGGATCGCCTGAACGTCCGAGAACGGGACGTGATTGAAATGGATCAACGGCTGGGCAGTTGGGAATTGTCCCTGGACCAGCCGCTGGGCGAGGACAAAGACGGCACGCTGCTCGACATTCTGCCCTCACAGGATCAGCCGGCGGACGAGCAAATCGCCGATACGGAACTCAGGGCGCTCTTTCGGCGGAAATTGGCTGAATTCATCAAGACTCTGGACGAGCGAGAAGAGGACATCCTGCGGAACCGCGTCCTGTCCGAGACCCCTCTGACCCTGGAAGACCTCGGCGCCAAATATGGAATCACCAAAGAGCGGACCCGGCAGTTAGAGGCTCGGATCATCAAGCGCCTCCGCGACTACATCAAAAAGGAGGTGAAAGACTTCGATCGGTTACGCGCCTGA
- the rpsP gene encoding 30S ribosomal protein S16, with protein MAVHLRLARAGRHKRPFYRVVAADSRMPRDGRFLEILGTFDPLKNPALPELKQDRVLKWLKQGAQPTVTVRTLLRRSGVWQQFESERAAAKKAS; from the coding sequence GTGGCGGTTCATTTGCGATTGGCGCGGGCCGGCCGACATAAGCGTCCGTTCTATCGAGTCGTGGCGGCGGATTCGCGGATGCCCAGGGACGGACGGTTCCTGGAGATCTTGGGCACCTTCGACCCATTGAAAAATCCGGCCTTGCCGGAACTCAAGCAGGATCGGGTGCTCAAGTGGCTCAAACAGGGCGCCCAGCCGACCGTGACGGTCCGAACCCTGCTCCGTCGTTCCGGAGTCTGGCAGCAGTTCGAAAGTGAACGAGCCGCGGCAAAGAAGGCGTCGTAA
- the trmD gene encoding tRNA (guanosine(37)-N1)-methyltransferase TrmD: MRCDILTLFPEMVTPVLGQSILKRAQEKGLLEVRVRNLRDYTFDRHKVADDVPYGGGAGMVMKAEPIFRAVDALREEYGQAGDGSVALRVLMPTPQGRPFTQDYARNLAGERRRLVFLCGHYEGIDERVRLGLNPEEVSLGDYVLTGGELPALVIIDAAARLVPGVLGDPESAAHESFADSLLDYPQYTRPPEVRGLTVPEVLLSGHHEAIRIWRRREALRSTYLKRPDLLRDRVFNEEDQRLLDEIVRASAKAAPVRCGEEG, translated from the coding sequence ATGCGGTGTGACATTCTCACCTTGTTCCCCGAGATGGTGACGCCTGTACTGGGCCAGAGCATCCTCAAACGGGCCCAAGAGAAAGGTCTGTTGGAAGTCCGTGTCCGTAACCTGCGTGACTATACGTTCGATCGGCACAAGGTTGCCGACGATGTCCCGTACGGAGGTGGCGCCGGTATGGTGATGAAGGCTGAGCCCATCTTCCGCGCCGTCGACGCGCTCCGGGAGGAATACGGCCAAGCCGGCGACGGAAGCGTCGCCCTTCGTGTGCTCATGCCCACGCCCCAGGGACGACCGTTCACGCAGGACTACGCTCGAAACCTCGCGGGCGAGCGGCGACGGCTCGTCTTCCTCTGCGGCCATTATGAAGGCATCGACGAGAGGGTTCGCTTGGGGTTAAACCCCGAGGAAGTGTCGCTCGGAGACTATGTGCTGACGGGGGGAGAGCTGCCGGCGTTGGTCATCATCGACGCGGCGGCCAGGCTGGTGCCCGGGGTATTGGGCGATCCGGAGTCGGCGGCGCACGAGTCGTTCGCCGATTCGTTGTTGGATTATCCTCAGTACACACGGCCGCCGGAGGTGCGTGGACTGACCGTGCCCGAGGTGTTGCTGTCCGGGCACCACGAGGCGATCAGGATCTGGCGGCGGCGTGAAGCCTTGCGGAGCACCTATTTGAAGCGTCCGGACCTGCTGCGGGACCGAGTCTTCAACGAAGAAGATCAACGATTGCTTGATGAAATCGTCCGCGCAAGCGCCAAAGCGGCGCCGGTGCGGTGCGGGGAGGAGGGATAG
- a CDS encoding ribonuclease HII: MGPTDEFEAEARRCGYRRIAGLDEAGRGPLAGPVVAAAVILPCRCRVPGLNDSKQVPASERERLCEDILRRAVGVGIGSASGREIDALNILEATRLAMARAVCALDPSPDFLLIDAVALPLVGLPQRPIIKGDGLSLSIAAASIVAKVTRDRLMADYHRAYPQYNFLAHKGYGTSEHLRLLAEYGPCEIHRRTFRPVQDCLAGRTSALRI; encoded by the coding sequence GTGGGACCCACCGACGAATTTGAGGCGGAGGCTCGGCGATGCGGCTACCGCCGCATCGCGGGTCTGGATGAGGCCGGCCGAGGACCGCTTGCCGGTCCGGTTGTGGCCGCCGCCGTCATCCTTCCCTGTCGTTGTCGGGTCCCCGGTCTGAACGACTCCAAACAGGTTCCCGCGTCCGAGCGGGAACGACTGTGCGAGGACATTCTCCGCCGCGCGGTCGGCGTCGGCATCGGCTCGGCTAGCGGGCGCGAAATTGATGCTCTGAATATACTGGAGGCGACCCGGCTGGCTATGGCGCGCGCGGTCTGCGCGCTCGACCCGTCTCCGGATTTTCTCCTCATCGACGCCGTGGCGCTTCCGCTCGTGGGGCTGCCGCAGCGTCCGATCATCAAGGGCGACGGGTTATCCCTCTCCATCGCGGCGGCGTCGATCGTCGCCAAAGTCACCAGAGATCGTCTGATGGCCGACTATCATCGGGCCTATCCGCAGTATAATTTTCTGGCCCACAAGGGCTACGGCACGTCGGAGCATCTGCGGTTGCTTGCGGAGTACGGGCCATGCGAGATCCATCGTCGGACCTTTCGTCCTGTCCAGGACTGTCTGGCGGGACGGACTTCCGCTCTCCGCATATGA